In Bacillota bacterium, a genomic segment contains:
- the csrA gene encoding carbon storage regulator CsrA — MLVLARKLHQSILIGDTIRITVLEVRDGQVRLGIDAPRGVSILREEIVHATAASNREACLAQMGLVDAAGSMAEFVRSCLSGGRDGAAAGGEQP; from the coding sequence GTGCTGGTCCTTGCCCGTAAGCTCCACCAGAGCATCCTTATCGGCGACACGATCCGCATAACCGTCCTGGAGGTGCGCGACGGCCAGGTGCGCCTGGGCATCGACGCCCCCCGGGGCGTTTCCATCCTTCGAGAGGAGATCGTGCACGCCACAGCCGCCAGCAACCGCGAGGCCTGCCTGGCGCAGATGGGCCTGGTCGACGCGGCGGGTAGCATGGCGGAGTTCGTGCGGTCTTGTCTCTCGGGAGGCCGTGACGGGGCCGCCGCCGGGGGCGAGCAGCCGTGA